A stretch of the Uranotaenia lowii strain MFRU-FL chromosome 3, ASM2978415v1, whole genome shotgun sequence genome encodes the following:
- the LOC129752697 gene encoding cytochrome P450 6d3-like — protein sequence MINDPDLVKNVLVQNFSHFHDRGMKADLSVDPLGGNLFALSGEKWKHLRTKLGPAFSPGKLKGMFPNLLRIGEVMLDYVDRHESEAIDVKELSARYTTDIIASVGFGVDIDSINNQDDIFRKMGSKFFKPTVKNIFRVGCFFFLSKLLLALRLKHVDQDVEDFIFNLVQKTVEYRESNKIVRKDVMQLLLQLRNTGVVAEDERWDLDGVSQASKHISLAEISAQAFVFFIGAYETSSTVMAYCLYEAARNKDIQKKIQEELDEILNKNHGKFDYESIVKMQYLEKCIRETMRKYPSLPFFNRECTKDYPIPGTKTIIKKGTIVIISTLGLQRDERFYPDPNKFIPERFDHFENESSKVPYYPFGDGPRTCIGMRLGQLQVKLGLALLFSRFSLNLVDESQRNNEPKLSPKSILMAPVGGITLNLHRRSANDNVLI from the coding sequence ATGATCAATGATCCGGATCTGGTGAAGAATGTGttggtgcaaaatttcagccatTTCCATGACAGAGGAATGAAAGCGGACTTATCGGTGGACCCTTTAGGTGGAAATTTATTTGCACTTTCTGGCGAAAAATGGAAACATCTGCGCACGAAATTAGGACCAGCATTTTCACCAGGAAAGCTGAAAGGCATGTTCCCCAACTTGCTGAGGATCGGTGAAGTGATGTTAGATTATGTCGACAGGCATGAAAGTGAGGCTATAGATGTTAAAGAATTATCAGCTCGCTACACGACAGATATCATAGCATCTGTTGGCTTTGGCGTGGATATCGATTCTATCAACAACCAGGACGACATTTTCCGTAAGATGggatcaaagtttttcaaaccaACAGTGAAGAACATCTTTCGTGTTGgatgtttcttttttctttcgaaGCTACTGCTAGCTCTTCGCTTGAAACATGTGGATCAAGACgttgaagattttattttcaatcttgtACAAAAAACGGTAGAATATCGTGAATCGAATAAAATCGTTCGTAAAGATGTGATGCAATTGTTGCTTCAGCTGCGTAACACAGGAGTGGTTGCTGAAGATGAACGATGGGATTTGGATGGGGTTTCGCAAGCAAGCAAACATATATCCTTGGCAGAAATATCAGCCCAAGCTTTCGTGTTCTTCATTGGGGCATATGAAACGTCCTCCACTGTAATGGCGTATTGTCTCTATGAAGCAGCTAGAAATAAAGACATACAGAAGAAAATTCAGGAAGAGCTGGATGAGATTCTTAACAAGAATCATGGTAAGTTTGACTACGAAAGCATCGTTAAAATGCAATATCTGGAAAAATGCATTAGAGAAACTATGAGGAAGTATCCCAGCTTACCGTTTTTTAACCGAGAGTGTACAAAGGACTATCCGATTCCTGGAACAAAAACGATCATTAAAAAAGGAACAATTGTGATCATTTCAACTTTGGGCTTACAACGAGATGAGCGATTCTATCCGGATCCCAATAAGTTCATCCCTGAGAGATTTGACCACTTTGAGAACGAAAGCTCGAAAGTACCCTACTATCCGTTTGGCGATGGGCCCAGAACCTGCATAGGGATGCGTTTAGGACAGTTGCAAGTGAAGCTAGGATTGGCACTTCTATTTAGCAGATTCAGCTTAAACTTAGTGGATGAATCCCAGAGAAACAACGAGCCAAAGCTTTCTCCAAAATCTATACTGATGGCTCCTGTCGGTGGGATAACTTTGAATTTGCATCGAAGATCTGCCAATGATAATGTGCTAATTTGA